Sequence from the Nocardia brasiliensis genome:
CGTGATCAACTCGCGACCGGCATTCTGCAGCACGTCGGGCACGAGGAGAACGTGCGCGCGATCATGGTGCATCCCGGGCACATGGGCGGCAGCGACGCACTGCTCGCGCCGGCTCGGCCGCACCCGAGGGCCTGGGGTACCTTCCCGCGCTATCTCGGGCGGTATGTGCGCGAACTCGGGGTGCTCGGGTTGGAGGACTGCGTGCACCACCTGACCGGCCGTCCCGCGCAACGGCTCCGGCTGCGCGACCGCGGCCTCGTGGCCACCGGGTACGCCGCCGATCTCGTCGTGTTCGATCCGGCCGCGGTGATCGACACCGCGACCTTCGACGATCCCAAACAACAGGCGCGCGGCATCACGCACGTCCTCGTCAACGGGCGCTTCGCCATCGACGACGGCGCGCCGACCGGCACGCTCGCCGGGCGGGCGCTGCGCATGGACGCCGCGCGAAAGGAGACAGTGTGATGAGCCCGAGCAGTACCGCCATGGCGGCCATTCGCGCCGATCGGGTGCTGAGTGTGGTTCGCGCGCCGGAGATTCCCGATCCGGTGGCGCTGGCCGAGGCGCTGGCCTCCTCCGGGATCCGGGCCCTGGAGCTCACCTTCACCACGCCGGGCGTGCTCGGCTACCTCTCGACCGCCAGGGCCGCCGCGGCCGCGGTGCTGGGTGTCGGCACGGTGCTCACCGGCGAACAGGCCAAGGCCGCGATCGACAGCGGCGCACAGTTCTTGGTCACGCCCGGTCTGCGCACGGAGGTCGCCGAGGTGGCCGCCCAGCACGACATCCCGGTGGTGATGGGCGCTTTCACGCCGAGCGAGGTGCTCACCGCGCTCGATCTCGGCGCGGCCGCGGTGAAGATCTTCCCGGCACGGGCCCTCGGGCCCGGCTACCTGAAGGACCTGCGTGGTCCGTTTCCAGATGTTGCGCTCATCCCGTCGGGTGGCGTCAACGCGGGCAACGCCGCTGAATTCCTGGCCGCGGGCGCACTAGCCGTCACGGCAGGTACCGACGTCGTTGCCCCCTCCGATGTCGCGGCGGGACGGTGGACCGAAATCGCCGACCGCGCGGCCTCGTTCGTTCGATCCATGAATTGAGAGGTCTACCCATGGGCGCTGTAGATTGGCTGCGCACCAGTACCCCAGGGCTGCTCGTGCTCTGCGGGCTCGCGATCGCAGTGCTGCTGTTCGCCATCATCAAGGTGAAGCTGGAGCCGTTCATCGCGCTGCTGCTCACCGGGCTCGGGCTGGCGCTGGCCGCCGGCCTGCCGGTGTCGAAGATCGTCGGCACGGCGATCAAAGCCGGTGATTCGTTGCTGGAGACCGGCTTCGGCGGCATCCTCGGGCATATCGCCGTGATCATCGGCCTCGGCACGGTGCTCGGCGCGATCCTGGAGCGATCCGGTGGCGCCGATGTGCTCACCGGCAAGCTGCTGAACCTGTTCGGCGAGAAGGGCGCACCGTTCGCGATGGGTCTGCTCGGGCTCATCTTCGGCATCCCGGTGTTCTTCGACATCGGCATCTTCGTGCTGGCGCCGCTGATCTACGTCGCGGCCAAGCGCGGCGGGCGTTCGCTGGTGCTCTACGCGATGCCGATGCTGGCCGGCCTGTCGATGACGCACGCGTTCCTGCCGCCGCACCCGGGTCCGGTGGCGCTCGGCGGCCTGCTCGGGGTTAGCCTCGGCTGGCTGATCCTGATGGGATTCGTCTGTGGCATACCGGGTTTCGTCGCCGCGGGTATCGTCTGGGGTAGCTACATCGGCAAGCGCGTGCGGGTCGAGGTGCCGGACGAGTTCCTGGTCGTCAAGGACAAGGAAGCCGCTCCCGATGAGGGGGAGCGGGTTTCCGACGGCACCGGCGGCGGCACCGGCACGGTCACCAGGACCGTGACGACGACGCCGCCGTCGGTGGGGCTGATCGGCGCGATCATCGCCATCCCGCTGGTGCTGATCCTGGGCGCTACCTTCGGTACCCAACTGCTGGACAAGGATTCGCAGCTGCTGCAGGTGCTGACCTTCTTCGGCACACCGGCGGTCGCGCTGCTGATCGCGGTGCTCGTCGCGTTCTATGTGCTCGGCGTGCGCCGTGGGTCCACGGTGCAGGAACTCAGCGCGCTCACCGCCGAATCGCTGCGGCCGGTCGGCATGCTGCTGCTGGTGGTCGGCGCGGGCGCGTTCTTCGGAAAGGTCATCTCCGCCACCGGAATCGGCACCGCGCTGGCCGACACCATGTCCGCGGCCGGACTGCCGGTGATCGTGCTCGCCTACATCATCAGCTGTGGGCTGCGCATCGCGCAGGGCTCGGCGACCGTGGCCATCGTGACCACCGGCGGCATCGTCGCGCCCCTGGTGACCGATCACGGCTACTCGCAGATGTCGATCGCGCTGATCGCCATGGCGATCGCGGCGGGCTCGATCATCCTCAGCCACGTCAACGACGGCGGGTTCTGGATCATCGCGAAGTTCTTCAACCTGACCGTCAAGCAGACGCTGCAGACCTGGACCGTCCTCGAAACCATCCTCTCGGTGGTGAGTTTCGCGGTCGCTGCGGTCCTGTTCGCCATCGTCAGCTGAGCAACAGCGCGCGGACCATGCGGTCCACCACCTGATGCGCATCGAACCCCGTTGCGGGGCCGGCCAGCTGGTGAAGCACCACGCCGTCGAGATAGTCGACGAGCAGCTTCGCCACGACCGGCCCCGCAACGGGGTGTGTGAGCATGGTGCGAATCCACTCGGTGAGCCGTTCGTGTCCGCGCTGTACCGAGCGCTGCACGGCGGGCATGGTCTGCGCCTCCAGGAACCTGGCGCTGCGGCTGACGCCGGCCGCGGTGCAGACGAAATCGCCGGCCCAGGTGCTCGATTGGACCTGCTAACCGGGGAACTCGCGGAGCGCGTCGACGCAGCGCGCGGCCTGGGCCCGCAGCGCGGCGACCAGTTCCGGTGGGCCGCTGAGCAGTGTGAAGTCGAGATTGTTCGAGGTGATCATCCAGACCAGGTCGGCAGGCGTTTCGGCGCCGACGAGCAGGCGGCAGGAACCCTCGTCCACCGGTTCGAGCACCCCCATGCCCGGCCAGATCCGTTCGGCGGCGGCGGCCGCCGGGACCGGCAGCAGTACCGTTGCCAGGTAGGGCCAGGAGTTCGCCGACAGCTGCCGCGAAAGATACTCGGCCACACCGCCTTCCGGCGGCTCGCGGGGAGTGAACCTGGGTCCGGTCGGGATCCGAGGGGTGAGACGGTCGGCACGGAAGGTACGCCAGTCGGCGCGGTCGAGGTCCCACGCGACGAGATACCAGCGGCGGCTGAAATTGACCAGGCTGTGCGGTTGCACCGTGCGGATCGTCGAGGTGCCGTCGTGCGCGCGATAGTCGAAGCGCAGGCATTCGTGGCGTTGGCAGGCCTCCGCGACCGCGAGCAGGGTTTCCGGTCGCGCCGCCGCACCGGGCGTGCCGACCCGCACGGTGGCCGCGCGCAGGGTGCGCACCCGATGCCGAAGTCGCGGCGGCAGCACCTGTTCCAGCTTGGTGAGCGCGCGCAGCGAGGATTCCTCGGTGCCCGCCACGGTCCCGTCCGAGGCGCTGCGCAGCCCCACCGCCACCGCCACCGCTTCCTCGTCGTCGAGCAGCAGCGGCGGTAGCGCCGCGCCCGCCCCGAGCCGATAGCCGCCGGTGCCCTGCGTCGCGTCCACGGGATAGCCGAGCGTCCGTAGCCGGTCTACGTCGCGCCGCACCGTGCGCCCGGTGACCCCGAGCCGTTCGGCGAGCTCGGCTCCGGTCCACTCGCGGTGCGTCTGCAACAGGGCGAGCAGCCGCAACAAGCGTGCCGATGTCTCCAGCATCTTTCTACTCTGCCCGCTGCTTAGGAACGTTGCCGTCCTAACAGGTCACCCGTTCGCGCTGCCGGACTGGTAGCGGGCGTGCATGCGGGCGGCGGTCTCGGCCAGCCGGGCCCGCAGGTCGGGCGGCTCGAGCACCTCGATGTGCTCGCCGAGCGGCAGGATGGCGTGGGCGAGCACGTCCCAGGCTTCCGAAGCCAGGGTGAGCTCCACCCAGCCATCGGAATCGGGTTCGGTCGCCGAGGCCAATGCCTCGGCGACCGCGGCGGGTTCGTGCCACAGGCGCAGCAGACGCAGGTGGGTCGCGGCGACCCGGCAGCGGGAGCGGACCCGCAGCATCGACCGCGCGAAATCCGCCGCGGCCGCGGCCCAGTGCGCGGCCAGATCGAAATCGACCGGCCGGGTGAATGTTTCGCCGTTCGGCTCGGCCGAGACGATCCGGCTCACCCGATAGGAGCGCACGGCGCTGCCCTCACGGGCGACGAGATACCAGGTGCCCGCCTTCATCACCAGGCCGAGCGGGTCGAGCACGCGATCGACCACCTTGTCCTTGCGACCGTAGCGCAGGTGCAGGCGGCGATCGTGCCAGAGCGCGTCGGCGACGGTGTTGAGCGCCGGCGTCTCGTCGGGGCGGCGGAACCAGCCCGGCGCGTCGAGGTGGATCCGCTCCGCGATTCTGGTCGCGCGCCCGCGCAATTCGGGCGGCAGTGCGGCGAGCACCTTGAGCTGCGCGGTCGCGAGCACCGTGCCGAGGCCCAGATCGGCTGCCGCGCCGGGTAATCCGGTGAGCAGCACCGCGTCGGCCTCATCGGTGGTCAACCCGGTGAGCCGGGTGCGATAGCCGTCGACCAGTTGTACGCCACCCGCTCGGCCCGGCTCGCTGTACACCGGCACACCCGCGGCGGACAGTGCCTCGATATCGCGGTACACCGTGCGCACCGATACTTCCAGCTCCTGCGCCAGCTCCCCGGCGGTCGATCGCCCCCTGGTCTGCAACAACAACAGCAGTTGCACCAATCGGCTCGCTCGCATGATCATGAGACTAGCCGGAAAACCTGACAGAAGATGACAAGAATTCGCCGTACCGTCGAGCGCATGACCACATGGAGGGAATTCGCCGAAGAAGCGCCGCGCATCGCCGAAGTCTTCGTGCGCAGACACACCGCGCGACCGGCAACCTGTGCATGCTGGGCACCCTGCGCTCGGACGGGTTCCCGCGGATCAGCCCGGTGGAACCGCGGTTGTTCGAGGACATGCTGGTGATCTCGGGGATGCCCGGCACCACGAAATTCCGTGATCTGGCGCGAGACCCGCGGTTCTGCCTGCACACCGCAACGGTCGACCCTCAGGTGAGCGACGGCGACGCCAAACTGTTCGGCACGGTTGTCGATCTCCCCGACAAGGGGTTGCACGAGCGGTTCGCCCAGCACCTGTTCGACGCGTCCGGTTTCGACATTCGCGGACGGGAGTTCGACCACTTCTACATTGCCGAGCTGAGCGTTGCGTCCACCGTCGAGGTGATCGATGACCACCTGGAGATCACGATCTGGCGGCCGGGGCAGGGGGAACGGGTGGTGCGCAAACACTAGGTGTCATGCGCGGCCCGGCAGCCTGTCGAGCACCTCGTCGCCGAGCCTGGCCCGATCGACGCCGAGAGCGTCGAAAGCCGGGCGCACCACGTCGTCGTCCAGCTCGAGCAGACCGAGCAGCAGGTGGCCGACATCGACTGTGCTGCTGCCGGATCGGCGGGCGTGCGCCTTCGCGACGGTCAGCGCCTTGATCGCCTGCGGGGCGAACTGCGGTGTCACCATGGCGGCGGCTCGTGCCGCGGTGCCCGCTCGCAACGCCGCGCGCAGACTGTCGTGCGAAAGCTCCAACTCCGTGACGGCGGTGCCGACGGGCGTGCCGGGATCGGCATCCGCCGCGCTGGTCAACGCGAGCAGCAGGTGGCTCGGTCCGATGTGCGCGTCATCGAGTGCCTGCGCCTCGCGCAGGCTGTTCTCGAGCACCTTCCTGGCTTGCTTGGTGAACGGGATGTAGCCGGACACAGTGAGATCAGCGGGGCCGGGCGGCAAGGCGATTCGGCTCAGCGCCTCCTTGGGTTCGATGCCCAACTGCGCCAAAGCCTGTGTGGCACCGAGGGTCGGCTCGCGCTCGCACAGTTCGAGGACCGCGAGCAACATGTGTTCGGCGCCGATGTGGTCGTGGTGCAGCGCGCGGGCGGCTTCCTGCGACAGCACCACAACGCGCCGGGCGTGATCGGAGAATTTCTCGAACATCGCGAGCCCCTTTCGGCCGTCGGCCGCTGCCTTCCATGGTAGACACCGCGAGCGGTCCGACTGTCCGATATGCGGGTCGAGCCCGCGCTCGGCTCACTGGGTAAGGGCTTGGATCTGGTCGTAGGTGGGTGCCGCGGCGGGCAGGGGGGTGTCGGCGCGGACCGCTCGGGCGATGTCGATCGCCGCGGCGAGCGCGGTGCGGTACAGCAGCGAGCCGGTGCTGACCCGGCGGACCCCGAGTTCGGCGAGGGTCGCCAGCGACGGGCCGTTCGGCGCGTAGAGGACGTTGACGGGCAGCGGGATCGCGGCGACGACCCGTTCGATCCCGGCGGGGTCGGTGAGGCCGGGGACGAAGATGCCGTCGGCGCCCGCGGCCGCGTACCGTTTCGCACGGTCGAGGGTACTGCCTGCGTCGAGGTGCAGCCAGTGCGTGTCGACGCGCGCGTTGACGAACAGCTCGGGTGCGTGCGTTTTGATCGCCGCGATCAGCTCGGCCTGGTGCTGTGGTTGCGCCAGTGTGTCTTCCGTGCGTCCATCCTCCAGATTGATTCCGGCGATACCCATTTCGGCCAGCTCGGCGGCATATTCGCCGACCGCCGTGGGATTTTCGCTGAAGCCGCCTTCGATGTCGACGGTCACCGGAACCGGTAGCCGAGCGAGCAACCGGGCCAGTGCCGCGGTCGCCGCGGCGGTGACACCGGTGCCGTCCGGCAGGCCCGCGGCGACCGCGACGCCGAGGCTGGTGGTGCCGATCGCCGGGAACCCTTCGGTCGCGAGCAGCGCCGCGGAACCGAAATCCCAGGCGTTCGGCAGCACCAGTGGCTCGTCACCGTGGTGCAGGGCGTGGAAGGTCTCAGTCTTGTTCATGCGGCTCCTTCGATGATGCCCGCGGCGAGGGCGACGGCATGTGCCCGGCCGGGGCAGGCGTGCGGTCCCGCGCCGAAACCCAGTCCCGGATGGCGCATGTCGAGTTCGACCAGCCGGCCGTCGACCACGCGGCGGGTCGAGCGCAGTGGCGGGTTCTCATCCATCGTGCGGGCGATGCGTTCCTCGACGTCGCCAGGGGCGTCGAGTTCGCGCACGTTGGCGATCAGGGCGGTGGTCGCGGCACAGGCCTGCACCAGCAGGCAGATTCGGGTGGCCTTCGCGTCGTCGGCCACCCCGCCGCAGGCGTCGACCAATTCGGCGACCGCCGCGTCGGCGGCGGCACTGTTCGGCTCGTGTGGTTGATAGTGGGCGGCGACCAAGGCCACTGTTTCCTCGGAGATCCCTTGCAGGCCAAGTGCTTCCGCTAACACGCGGACATGCGGCAGGGTGCCGCCCGCCGTGCGTGCCCGCGCCCGCAGCTCGGCAGGGGAGAGGCGGTCGAGTTCCGCGGTAACCAGTGCACGCAAACGCCGGTGCTCGGCGCCCTCGCGGAAACGCGGCACGTGCGCGCGCAGCCACGTCACGCCGATCGGCGCGTCCACCTGCGGCGCGACCGGCACCGGCGCCTCGATCAAGATCCGGCGCACCTCGTCGGGGTCGGTGCGCAGGGGCAGTGTCGGATTCATGAGGTGACCGTATCCCCGCGATATTTCGGTCGCCGCCGAAACGATCGCGCGCCATGATGGGGTGGTGTCATCCCGAGGAGCAGAACTCGCCGGTCTCGCCGCGTTGCTCGCCGACCGGACCCGCGCCGATATGTGCCTGGCGCTGGTCGACGGCCGGGCGTGGACCGCGGGTGAGCTCGCCCGGCACGCGGGGGTGGCCGCGTCCACCGCGACCGAACATCTGAATCGGCTGCTCGACGGGGGA
This genomic interval carries:
- a CDS encoding helix-turn-helix transcriptional regulator, which translates into the protein MLETSARLLRLLALLQTHREWTGAELAERLGVTGRTVRRDVDRLRTLGYPVDATQGTGGYRLGAGAALPPLLLDDEEAVAVAVGLRSASDGTVAGTEESSLRALTKLEQVLPPRLRHRVRTLRAATVRVGTPGAAARPETLLAVAEACQRHECLRFDYRAHDGTSTIRTVQPHSLVNFSRRWYLVAWDLDRADWRTFRADRLTPRIPTGPRFTPREPPEGGVAEYLSRQLSANSWPYLATVLLPVPAAAAAERIWPGMGVLEPVDEGSCRLLVGAETPADLVWMITSNNLDFTLLSGPPELVAALRAQAARCVDALREFPG
- a CDS encoding helix-turn-helix transcriptional regulator, whose protein sequence is MRASRLVQLLLLLQTRGRSTAGELAQELEVSVRTVYRDIEALSAAGVPVYSEPGRAGGVQLVDGYRTRLTGLTTDEADAVLLTGLPGAAADLGLGTVLATAQLKVLAALPPELRGRATRIAERIHLDAPGWFRRPDETPALNTVADALWHDRRLHLRYGRKDKVVDRVLDPLGLVMKAGTWYLVAREGSAVRSYRVSRIVSAEPNGETFTRPVDFDLAAHWAAAAADFARSMLRVRSRCRVAATHLRLLRLWHEPAAVAEALASATEPDSDGWVELTLASEAWDVLAHAILPLGEHIEVLEPPDLRARLAETAARMHARYQSGSANG
- a CDS encoding GntP family permease, producing MGAVDWLRTSTPGLLVLCGLAIAVLLFAIIKVKLEPFIALLLTGLGLALAAGLPVSKIVGTAIKAGDSLLETGFGGILGHIAVIIGLGTVLGAILERSGGADVLTGKLLNLFGEKGAPFAMGLLGLIFGIPVFFDIGIFVLAPLIYVAAKRGGRSLVLYAMPMLAGLSMTHAFLPPHPGPVALGGLLGVSLGWLILMGFVCGIPGFVAAGIVWGSYIGKRVRVEVPDEFLVVKDKEAAPDEGERVSDGTGGGTGTVTRTVTTTPPSVGLIGAIIAIPLVLILGATFGTQLLDKDSQLLQVLTFFGTPAVALLIAVLVAFYVLGVRRGSTVQELSALTAESLRPVGMLLLVVGAGAFFGKVISATGIGTALADTMSAAGLPVIVLAYIISCGLRIAQGSATVAIVTTGGIVAPLVTDHGYSQMSIALIAMAIAAGSIILSHVNDGGFWIIAKFFNLTVKQTLQTWTVLETILSVVSFAVAAVLFAIVS
- a CDS encoding isocitrate lyase/PEP mutase family protein yields the protein MNKTETFHALHHGDEPLVLPNAWDFGSAALLATEGFPAIGTTSLGVAVAAGLPDGTGVTAAATAALARLLARLPVPVTVDIEGGFSENPTAVGEYAAELAEMGIAGINLEDGRTEDTLAQPQHQAELIAAIKTHAPELFVNARVDTHWLHLDAGSTLDRAKRYAAAGADGIFVPGLTDPAGIERVVAAIPLPVNVLYAPNGPSLATLAELGVRRVSTGSLLYRTALAAAIDIARAVRADTPLPAAAPTYDQIQALTQ
- a CDS encoding bifunctional 4-hydroxy-2-oxoglutarate aldolase/2-dehydro-3-deoxy-phosphogluconate aldolase, whose protein sequence is MSPSSTAMAAIRADRVLSVVRAPEIPDPVALAEALASSGIRALELTFTTPGVLGYLSTARAAAAAVLGVGTVLTGEQAKAAIDSGAQFLVTPGLRTEVAEVAAQHDIPVVMGAFTPSEVLTALDLGAAAVKIFPARALGPGYLKDLRGPFPDVALIPSGGVNAGNAAEFLAAGALAVTAGTDVVAPSDVAAGRWTEIADRAASFVRSMN
- a CDS encoding Clp protease N-terminal domain-containing protein encodes the protein MFEKFSDHARRVVVLSQEAARALHHDHIGAEHMLLAVLELCEREPTLGATQALAQLGIEPKEALSRIALPPGPADLTVSGYIPFTKQARKVLENSLREAQALDDAHIGPSHLLLALTSAADADPGTPVGTAVTELELSHDSLRAALRAGTAARAAAMVTPQFAPQAIKALTVAKAHARRSGSSTVDVGHLLLGLLELDDDVVRPAFDALGVDRARLGDEVLDRLPGRA